The Syntrophorhabdales bacterium genome contains the following window.
CATTGTCACTAGCGGTGAAGGTGGTAATAGCGACCGTCAATGAAGTCGAGGTCGTTGGAACGACGAAGGCCGTCACAACAGGGCGGGTGGTGTCCGAGCTGGCGGTCACGGTCGCTGTGGCGCTTACCCCGGCTGACACGTTTCCTGCCGCGTCTTTTGCCCAGGCGTAGAGAGTCTTGGCCCCGGCTGACGCAAAGGTGTAGCTGGCCGGTGCTGTCGCGCTCCAGCCTGCGGCTGTGGCTAGAGGCGCTGTTGCGGTCTCGGTCAACAGATAGCCGGTCACCCCGACGTTATCCGTTGCTGTGAAGGTCGTGATGGAGATCGTGAGCGCCGCAGCTGTCGCGGGTATGGTGAATGCCGTCACCGTAGGAGGAGTGGTGTCGGCAGCAGGAGGCGGAGGAGGAGCTGGAGCCGGAAAACTGGCCGGATCACCCGGAAACGTCCGAGCAGCTATTTCTGCGATGTTTGTATAACCATCTCCATCTGAATCAAGTCCTTCGATTGCAACAAAGTCGTAACCTGCGTTGAGAAAATCATTGGCATACGGATTGAGGGTGCTTATCGACGGGCTTCTGGCCGGGTATCCGGCGTGACACACCAGGCATGTGCTCAAAGCCGTACCCGCCGTCCCATACTGCGCGGTGAATTGAGTGAGGTACCCGGGCAACGAGTAGGAAACTCCGCACACTGCCAAGACTAGAATCATGCCGATCAGTCCCGCGACACTTCTGTTTCTGGTTCTACCGGTTCTCATATGTCCTCCCATTCTTTTGATATTTGCGACAGGACATCATCTCTGCTGTAGTACGATAAGGGCATCTCGCTGATGATCCGTGCCACATAATTTCCACATGTTGAGTTGTTTACTATTATCAAAAATATATTGTGTATCAAATACATATTAAATAGACCTCGTTCAGGTCCTCAATAGCAAGGCAGATGCCAGAGACAATTTTTTACGTTATTTAGTGTTATTACAATACTTTGAGATTATTGTTTATTTTTTCACTTGACAATAGCGCAGGGATAATCATACACCATATTTGGGCACTCGTATGCTTATCCCTGCAAGTATTAGGGGTCTTCTCAACCCTACGCTGCTGGAACTGGTATTCCGGGGATTGTGTTACGATGAGTTTAGTTCAGGAAATTCCGTGAAAACGTTTGAGAGATGATCTATTGTATGGTTTTACCTACAGTCGCGTGCTGAGTCGCTGGTCTGCAGCTGTTCACCTCGAGATTACCGCGTCTTTTCTCTCTTCTTTTCTTCAATCTCCATGTCCACCTTCTTTGATTCTTCAATCATATGCTTAAGCTTTTCATTCTCCTGTGCGAGGCCTGCCGCCACCCTCTTTGAATTCTCGCTATCCTGAAGGACTTGTACCCAGACCTTCGCCTGCTCAGTCAAAGTGCCTTGCGGGTATTCTTTGATCAATCTCTTGAAGATTGCTATCGACTTGACGTAGTCCCTTTTCGGGTTGCCGGGATCCGCATAGATCAGCCCCATGTTGTACATGGCCTCGTTTGCGGGCGGGCTGTTGTTACTCAGTGACAAGACCTTCTGGTTCTCTTCCAGGGCCGCGTCATATTTGCCCCGTGCAGCCAAACTTTTTGCCTGGAGGATATGTTGCTCAGCCTTACTCTGTTCGCCTTCGTCCTTCTGGGTCATCTCGGCAGGCGCCTGAGTCAACCTGACTAGCTCTTTATTCTCTCCGATAACTCTCGCCCATACCCGTGCGGACTCCGCCCAGGCGCTCTGGGGATACTCACTTACCACTCTGTTAAGAAACGCGGCCGACTTGTCATAATCTCTGTCGGGGTTATCCGGATAAGCATAGATTAGACCGGAATTATACAGCGCCTCGTCGGAAGGTGGACTCTTATGCGCAAGGGTGATGACCTTCTGGTTCTCTTCCAGAGCCGCCTGGTAATCGCCTTGAGCCAGCAGTTTCTGGGCATACATGAGGTGTTCCCTTGCCTCGTCGCGGGGCCATAACATCCTTAAGACCGGCGACCGGTCGTAAGCATTGTCAAAGGATCCGCAACCTGGCAACGAAAGACAGATCAGGACGGCAAGACAACAAAGAACGTGCTTCCCTGTCCCGGTTCGCTCTCCGCCCATACTTTTCCTCCGTGAGCCGTAACGATATGTTTAACAATTGCGAGGCCCAAGCCTGTTCCCTTCACCCATTCAGATGTCTTGACAGGGAGTTGTTGAAATTTTTCAAAAATAGCTGTGGTATTCCCCTTGGGAATACCTGGGCCGCTGTCTGCGACAGAAAACTGCACTCCCCCGTTTTTAAGGCAGGTGGATACCCTCATCTCACCCCCTTCAGGACTGAACTTCGCAGCGTTGCCGATCAGATTGCGTAACACCTGAAGGATCCGTTCACGGTCTAACCTCAGGGGCGGCAACCCATCATCGGTCTCAGACAGAAGATGGATCTTCTTCGCCTCAATCAGAGGAGCCATCTCCGTGATGACCATCGCGATGAGAGGCGGCAGATATTCCCTCTCAAAACGATAGGTCATCATCCCCTCTTCCATCTTGGATAAGTCGAGCAGGGAGTTCACCAGTCCGATAAGCCGCTGTGTCTCCTGGGAAAGGATGGAAAGGAGCCTCTTCTGTTTGTCGCTGATCGAGCCCCCAACACCATCCTGGAGAAGTTTGATACCCTCCTTTATAGAAGTGAGCGGGGTCCGTAACTCGTGAGACATAGTGGAAAAGAAGTCGGTCTTCATTCGTTCCACGCCCTTCAGCTTTTCGCACATCACATTGAAGGCGCTCGTCAATTCTGCCACTTCGGGAGGAGAGACTATGGTAAGGTCCCCTTTGAAAATGCCCTTCGAGATCTCTTTTGTCTTTTCAACGAGCACCATCAAAGGCTTGGTAATACTACGGGTCGCGTAGAAGGAGGTGGTAACAACCAAGAGAAGCGCAATGACAAACACATATACTGTCAACGTACGGGAGGTACCTGCTGCTGCGCGCAGGGAATTCATTTTCGAATGAATATCCCGATCAGTGACCATTTTCAACACATTCAACTGCTCAAGGATTGACTCCACCAGTCTTGTCTTCTCCTGCTCGTACAAACTTCGCGGATAGGTTCGGCCATCGGTTACCTGCTCCACTTCTGAAACGATCAACGAAACATACTGGGCATAGTGCATCTGTATCCGATCCAAAGATTCCTTTTTGGCCGGGGTGTCGGCAAGGTGAAGCGCCTCAGCAAGATACTTGTCAAACTCTTCTTTGGCGGCGAGAAACTGGGCACGAAAATTAGGATCCTTTGTTATGATGTATTTCTTGTCGTGTCCCATCTGTGAAAGTATTGAATCTGCAAGCGTTGCCCTCAGGTCTACGATCCGTTCATCTACGTTTATAAGCTGCGCGGTTCCTATGCTCAACTGATGGAGCATGAAGAGCGCAGAGGCATTCACGGTACCGATGATTATCAGTACACTAAGATAGCCTATGGTTAAGCGGGAAAAGATGCTCATTCTTGCGAGCATAATTCTTCCGGAAGAAGCGTGGGTCCTTCAGAGTGGCAGATCATATGCGCAATGAAAATGTACCTTTAGTTTACCTGACGTGGCGCATGGCGTCAAAATCGCGCATGCCCCCATCAGGGCACGTACATTTCAAAAACACTCTGCGCAGCCGGCACGTATCAGCGGCATGATCGCGGGAGGCAGGCGGAACGGCTCGCGAAGTAAAATCAATCAAAACAATAACCATTACATAAAGCTCCCCGGGCAGGACTCGAACCTGCAACCTACTGGTTAACAGCCAGCCGCTACTGCCGATTGAGCTACCGGGGAATGGCTAACAGTTAACAACAAATATGGCACCAAGTCAAGACTGAACTGGAAGCTTAAAGGTTAGGGATTGGCGTGATACAGCGCGGGGATCTGCCCGGTAGAGTGCTCGCGCACCGCACCTCAGATGAAGCTATCCGGGGCCTCCTCCTTGCCGGGAAGGCTTTGAAGGAGTCTCCTCACCTTTCTTAATCGCGGCAACGGGTGCCTTGTCTGCCACCCCAACCCACCTCTTCAGCCCTCGGATCATATCTGTGATGGCTTCCTTTCCGGCATCCACGGCGTAGCTGATCTGCTGCTGCACCGATTGAGCGGTTCTCTGTATCCCCGCAATGGCTGCCCCCACATTTCTCACAACAAAGCTCCCATGAACTTCCGGGGCCCGGTGCTCAGTTCCCATAACGATCCTGATATCCCGAATTCTGCCCGTGCGATGGTTGAGCACCGTGAACGTGGCTGCTTTGACTGGCCCCAGAGAATTGACAAGACTCACAAAATGCTCAACGCTCTCGACCGGCTGATTC
Protein-coding sequences here:
- a CDS encoding VCBS repeat-containing protein, whose product is MRTGRTRNRSVAGLIGMILVLAVCGVSYSLPGYLTQFTAQYGTAGTALSTCLVCHAGYPARSPSISTLNPYANDFLNAGYDFVAIEGLDSDGDGYTNIAEIAARTFPGDPASFPAPAPPPPPAADTTPPTVTAFTIPATAAALTISITTFTATDNVGVTGYLLTETATAPLATAAGWSATAPASYTFASAGAKTLYAWAKDAAGNVSAGVSATATVTASSDTTRPVVTAFVVPTTSTSLTVAITTFTASDNVAVTGYLVTETATAPAATAAGWSATAPASYTFASAGAKTLYAWAKDAAGNVSASVSASVNVTATTPNSTYPGILSRNSATGETAVWYMNGTSITGSAYINTIPSPWQIEGVGDFNGDGKPDILWRQTQSGDVAAWYMNGVTVTSGVSLSGNSDPNWQIRGIMVTGTTIGSGTGSVAGSGSGTGSGSGTTGGGSRHVRD
- a CDS encoding tetratricopeptide repeat protein, whose protein sequence is MGGERTGTGKHVLCCLAVLICLSLPGCGSFDNAYDRSPVLRMLWPRDEAREHLMYAQKLLAQGDYQAALEENQKVITLAHKSPPSDEALYNSGLIYAYPDNPDRDYDKSAAFLNRVVSEYPQSAWAESARVWARVIGENKELVRLTQAPAEMTQKDEGEQSKAEQHILQAKSLAARGKYDAALEENQKVLSLSNNSPPANEAMYNMGLIYADPGNPKRDYVKSIAIFKRLIKEYPQGTLTEQAKVWVQVLQDSENSKRVAAGLAQENEKLKHMIEESKKVDMEIEEKKREKTR
- a CDS encoding ATP-binding protein, yielding MLARMSIFSRLTIGYLSVLIIIGTVNASALFMLHQLSIGTAQLINVDERIVDLRATLADSILSQMGHDKKYIITKDPNFRAQFLAAKEEFDKYLAEALHLADTPAKKESLDRIQMHYAQYVSLIVSEVEQVTDGRTYPRSLYEQEKTRLVESILEQLNVLKMVTDRDIHSKMNSLRAAAGTSRTLTVYVFVIALLLVVTTSFYATRSITKPLMVLVEKTKEISKGIFKGDLTIVSPPEVAELTSAFNVMCEKLKGVERMKTDFFSTMSHELRTPLTSIKEGIKLLQDGVGGSISDKQKRLLSILSQETQRLIGLVNSLLDLSKMEEGMMTYRFEREYLPPLIAMVITEMAPLIEAKKIHLLSETDDGLPPLRLDRERILQVLRNLIGNAAKFSPEGGEMRVSTCLKNGGVQFSVADSGPGIPKGNTTAIFEKFQQLPVKTSEWVKGTGLGLAIVKHIVTAHGGKVWAESEPGQGSTFFVVLPS
- a CDS encoding PDZ domain-containing protein; amino-acid sequence: MYKIMVGLLVVSMLFLSPKGSRASDEARPDVTGVIQLAPSPSGQPVPETESRDDKRGEVTVSVQSLEDVMKVLTSSVPERLEANVQPLTAAQAERWNLRQNQGVIIIWLDPKGPLGRCGLATSDIILQVENQPVESVEHFVSLVNSLGPVKAATFTVLNHRTGRIRDIRIVMGTEHRAPEVHGSFVVRNVGAAIAGIQRTAQSVQQQISYAVDAGKEAITDMIRGLKRWVGVADKAPVAAIKKGEETPSKPSRQGGGPG